Proteins from one Armatimonadota bacterium genomic window:
- the pdxS gene encoding pyridoxal 5'-phosphate synthase lyase subunit PdxS, translating into MNDFETQKSTWRTKVGLAEMLKGGVIMDVVTAEQAVIAQKAGAVAVMALERVPADIRRDGGVARMSDPRMIKAIMNAVTIPVMAKCRIGHFVEAQILQAIGVDYVDESEVLTPADEENHVDKHGFKVPFVCGCRNLGEALRRIGEGAAMIRTKGEAGTGNIVEAVRHMRSVTGEMRRIQSLRPEELMVAARDLKAPYDLVAEIHKTGKLPVPNFSAGGVATPADAALMMQLGAEAVFVGSGIFKSADPADRARAIVDAVAHFADADKLAEASDGLGDAMPGLDVRNMDESERMAVRGW; encoded by the coding sequence ATGAACGACTTCGAAACACAGAAATCTACCTGGCGGACCAAGGTTGGCCTGGCGGAGATGCTCAAGGGCGGCGTGATCATGGACGTGGTCACTGCAGAGCAGGCGGTCATTGCCCAGAAAGCCGGTGCCGTGGCCGTAATGGCACTGGAGCGCGTACCGGCAGATATCCGGCGGGACGGCGGTGTGGCGCGAATGTCGGATCCGCGTATGATCAAGGCGATCATGAATGCTGTTACCATCCCGGTGATGGCCAAATGCAGGATTGGCCACTTTGTGGAAGCGCAGATACTCCAGGCAATTGGCGTGGACTACGTGGATGAGAGCGAAGTGCTGACGCCCGCTGACGAGGAGAACCACGTAGATAAGCACGGATTCAAAGTGCCCTTTGTCTGTGGCTGCCGGAACCTGGGCGAGGCGCTTCGTAGAATCGGAGAAGGCGCCGCGATGATCCGCACCAAGGGTGAGGCCGGCACGGGCAACATTGTGGAGGCGGTACGACATATGCGCTCGGTTACCGGGGAGATGCGTCGCATCCAGAGTTTGCGGCCGGAGGAACTGATGGTGGCCGCCCGTGACTTGAAGGCTCCATATGATCTGGTGGCCGAGATTCACAAAACCGGCAAACTTCCGGTACCCAACTTCAGCGCAGGCGGCGTCGCTACGCCGGCCGACGCCGCTTTGATGATGCAGCTTGGAGCGGAAGCGGTATTCGTAGGTAGCGGCATCTTCAAGTCGGCCGATCCAGCCGATCGAGCGCGCGCTATCGTTGATGCGGTGGCTCACTTTGCCGATGCCGACAAGTTGGCAGAAGCGTCGGACGGCCTTGGCGACGCCATGCCCGGGTTGGATGTGCGAAATATGGACGAATCCGAGCGCATGGCCGTGCGTGGCTGGTAG
- the leuC gene encoding 3-isopropylmalate dehydratase large subunit, which produces MPRTLLEKIWDAHVVRRTAGEPDLLFIDLHLVHEVTSPQAFEGLRMAGRSVRRPDLTLATMDHNVSTRDRLAPVVDAVARQQLEALQRNCSETGIVLHDLRSPLQGVVHVIGPEMGMTQPGMTIVCGDSHTSTHGAFGALAFGIGTSEVEHVLATQTLPQQMPKTMELRLNGGLPRGTTAKDLVLSVIAALGTDGASGFVVEYTGDTIRGLSMEGRMTVCNMSIEAGARAGMVAPDGATLAYLKNKAAAPAGAHWEEASAAWLRLPSDAGAIYDRTVEMDTSQLAPYVTWGTNPGMAAPITGSAPLPEEFADEGARQAAARALAYMGLEGGEPLNRLLIDRVFIGSCTNSRIEDLRAAAEVVRGHKVHQRIHAIVVPGSTPVRLQAEREGLDRTFLDAGFEWREAGCSMCLGMNDDILLPGERCASTSNRNYEGRQGKGGRTHLCSPAMAAAAALAGRLTDVRDYLS; this is translated from the coding sequence ATGCCGAGAACACTACTAGAGAAGATTTGGGATGCGCACGTTGTGCGCCGCACAGCAGGTGAACCCGACCTGCTGTTCATCGACCTGCACCTGGTGCATGAAGTCACGTCGCCCCAGGCATTCGAAGGCTTACGCATGGCCGGACGAAGCGTACGCCGCCCGGATTTGACGCTGGCGACGATGGACCATAACGTTTCAACGCGGGATCGGCTGGCCCCGGTAGTGGATGCCGTGGCCCGTCAGCAATTGGAGGCGCTGCAGCGAAACTGCAGCGAAACCGGAATCGTTCTGCACGACCTGAGATCGCCGCTGCAAGGCGTTGTGCACGTCATCGGTCCTGAGATGGGTATGACGCAGCCGGGGATGACCATCGTTTGTGGAGACAGCCACACCAGTACGCACGGCGCGTTCGGTGCACTCGCTTTTGGAATCGGCACCAGCGAGGTAGAGCACGTACTTGCCACGCAGACGCTGCCGCAGCAGATGCCGAAGACCATGGAGCTGCGGCTGAACGGTGGTTTGCCACGCGGCACTACTGCAAAGGACCTGGTGCTGAGCGTTATTGCCGCGCTGGGCACAGATGGCGCTTCGGGGTTTGTCGTGGAGTATACCGGCGACACCATTCGCGGCTTGAGCATGGAAGGACGCATGACGGTTTGCAACATGAGCATCGAGGCCGGCGCCAGAGCGGGGATGGTTGCGCCCGACGGCGCAACTTTGGCCTACTTGAAGAACAAAGCTGCGGCGCCCGCAGGCGCTCATTGGGAAGAAGCCTCGGCGGCGTGGCTGCGGCTGCCGTCCGATGCGGGCGCCATTTACGACCGGACCGTTGAGATGGATACTTCTCAACTTGCACCCTACGTTACCTGGGGCACAAATCCCGGGATGGCTGCGCCAATAACAGGTTCCGCACCACTACCTGAGGAGTTTGCCGACGAAGGAGCGCGGCAGGCCGCGGCGAGAGCGCTTGCATACATGGGCCTGGAAGGTGGCGAGCCACTGAACAGGCTCTTGATCGACCGCGTTTTCATCGGATCGTGCACCAACAGCAGGATCGAGGACCTGCGGGCTGCGGCGGAGGTGGTTCGCGGGCACAAGGTTCACCAGCGGATCCATGCGATTGTGGTACCCGGTTCAACTCCTGTAAGGCTGCAAGCGGAGCGCGAGGGGCTGGATCGCACATTTCTGGATGCAGGGTTTGAGTGGAGGGAAGCCGGATGCTCGATGTGCCTGGGCATGAACGATGATATCCTGCTGCCGGGCGAGCGCTGCGCCAGCACCTCAAACCGAAACTATGAGGGCCGACAGGGCAAGGGCGGAAGAACGCACCTTTGCAGCCCGGCAATGGCGGCGGCAGCAGCGTTAGCGGGCAGGCTGACGGATGTGCGCGATTACCTGTCGTAA
- the shc gene encoding squalene--hopene cyclase — MTTHADHTSAARLQETSATVPWRNLANSGSGVLNRVHAAIAHATRRLLDQQRPEGCWVAELEGDTILESEYILLLQFLGKRDPEKFRKLANYIRRWQHADGYWPIYPGGPPDVSASVKAYFACKLAGYTGTEAFMRRARKAILKAGGVTTCNTFTKLYLSMFGQYDWHGVPTIPPETILLPPWFYFNIYAMSSWSRAILVPLAVMNARKPFRAVPRDASIDELFVGGRDKRRMKLHWDRHPLSWRNVFLVVDRLLKLYDASPVKPFRKLALQRSLQWLITREDGSGGLGAIFPAMTHAIMAYKCMGLADDHPVVKKELAELAAFEIEHDDTIRLQPCVSPVWDTAISVNALMDAGVPADHDAIRSARSWLISKQTSTKGDWAVSVRNVEPGGWFFEDENEFYPDVDDTVMVLMALYKSSCPSGEHWSDAPAEVRGAMERALNWVFAMQNRDGGWASFDKNNNKTLFQYVPYADHNAMLDPSSVDITARTLEMCSFYSLGRSDRRVQRALNYIYREQDADGSFFGRWGVNFIYGTWQALRGLALIGEDMDAEPVQRAVRWLQSVQNDDGGWGETCGSYDDGHPKATGPSTPSQAAWALMGLFSGGDYTSDTVQRGVDYLLRGQNADGTWEEDAFTGTGFPRVFYLRYHYYCHYFPLWALAQYYRVRSGGVPDPLIPELPAGERFANLEV; from the coding sequence TTGACCACGCATGCAGACCACACCAGCGCCGCACGTTTGCAGGAGACCTCGGCAACTGTGCCGTGGCGGAATCTGGCGAACAGCGGCTCGGGGGTGTTGAATCGCGTCCACGCTGCCATCGCGCACGCCACCCGGCGCCTGCTGGACCAGCAGCGGCCGGAGGGGTGCTGGGTGGCGGAACTGGAAGGGGACACAATCCTCGAAAGCGAGTATATCCTTCTCCTGCAGTTCCTCGGTAAGCGAGATCCCGAGAAGTTCCGCAAACTGGCGAACTACATCCGCCGCTGGCAGCATGCCGACGGATACTGGCCAATTTACCCCGGCGGTCCACCGGACGTAAGCGCGTCGGTCAAGGCATACTTCGCGTGCAAGCTTGCCGGATATACCGGAACCGAGGCCTTTATGCGCCGCGCCCGCAAAGCTATTCTCAAGGCCGGCGGCGTTACCACCTGTAACACGTTCACCAAGCTGTATCTCTCGATGTTTGGGCAGTACGATTGGCACGGCGTGCCCACAATCCCGCCCGAAACCATCCTGCTGCCGCCCTGGTTTTACTTTAATATCTACGCCATGTCATCCTGGTCACGCGCAATCCTCGTTCCGCTGGCCGTGATGAACGCGCGCAAGCCGTTTCGGGCCGTACCCCGTGATGCCTCAATCGACGAACTTTTCGTCGGTGGCCGTGATAAGCGGCGGATGAAACTGCACTGGGACCGCCATCCGTTGAGCTGGCGCAACGTCTTTCTGGTGGTCGATAGACTCCTCAAGTTATACGATGCCAGCCCGGTGAAGCCGTTCCGGAAGCTGGCCCTGCAGCGCTCACTGCAGTGGCTCATCACCCGTGAGGATGGTAGCGGCGGCTTGGGCGCCATCTTCCCGGCAATGACGCATGCCATCATGGCCTACAAATGCATGGGCCTGGCTGACGACCACCCGGTCGTCAAAAAGGAGTTGGCCGAACTTGCTGCGTTCGAAATTGAGCACGATGACACGATCCGCCTCCAGCCATGCGTCTCTCCGGTCTGGGATACAGCCATCTCAGTGAATGCATTGATGGATGCCGGCGTTCCAGCCGACCATGACGCCATCCGTTCGGCCCGAAGCTGGTTGATCTCCAAGCAGACCAGCACCAAAGGTGATTGGGCCGTCTCGGTGAGGAACGTGGAGCCCGGCGGCTGGTTTTTTGAAGACGAAAACGAGTTCTATCCCGACGTGGATGACACCGTGATGGTTCTTATGGCCCTGTACAAGAGTTCCTGTCCCTCCGGAGAGCACTGGTCCGATGCGCCGGCGGAAGTCCGTGGCGCCATGGAGCGGGCGCTGAATTGGGTGTTTGCGATGCAGAACCGCGATGGCGGGTGGGCCAGCTTCGATAAGAACAACAACAAAACTCTTTTTCAATACGTGCCGTATGCCGACCACAACGCGATGCTCGACCCGTCGTCCGTCGATATCACGGCACGTACGCTGGAGATGTGCTCATTCTACAGCTTGGGCCGCTCCGACCGGCGCGTGCAGCGGGCGCTCAACTACATCTATCGAGAACAAGATGCCGATGGTTCGTTTTTTGGCCGTTGGGGCGTGAACTTCATTTACGGCACGTGGCAGGCGCTGCGCGGTTTGGCGCTCATCGGCGAGGACATGGATGCGGAGCCCGTACAGCGGGCTGTGCGCTGGCTTCAGAGTGTGCAGAACGACGACGGAGGGTGGGGCGAAACCTGCGGCTCCTACGATGACGGACATCCCAAGGCCACCGGTCCCAGCACACCTTCACAGGCCGCGTGGGCACTGATGGGGCTCTTCAGCGGTGGCGACTACACGAGCGATACCGTCCAGCGCGGCGTCGATTATCTGTTGCGCGGGCAAAACGCCGATGGCACGTGGGAGGAAGACGCATTTACAGGAACAGGCTTCCCACGCGTCTTTTATCTGCGATACCACTACTATTGTCACTACTTTCCACTTTGGGCACTTGCACAGTACTACCGCGTACGCTCCGGAGGTGTCCCGGATCCATTGATCCCGGAGCTGCCGGCCGGCGAGAGGTTTGCGAACCTCGAAGTCTGA
- a CDS encoding aminotransferase class I/II-fold pyridoxal phosphate-dependent enzyme encodes MTAPAMPLNVAVEACPPSGIRRYFDVERRMPGSISLGVGEPDFSTPEPIRNAVIASLQSGETSYTANSGLPELRDAICRMTASSIDVEYDPETECLVTVGVSEGLDLALRALLNAGDQVVVAEPCYVSYIPCIRFAGGVAVTVPTSASEGFRCDPERVLGAITPRTKAILVASPANPTGVTQSIDDLKAIVDIAEKYGLYIISDEIYARLRYEGVHSSAAQFNRERTILLNGFSKAYAMTGWRVAYACAPQRVLSLLARIHQYTMLCAPRVSQVAALEALRVGEPFVQAMLQEYDDRRRFVVQALHTAGLPCVTPTGAFYAFPDIRPTGLTSDRFCERLLDEQQLAVVPGSAFGSAGEGHIRCSYAASMQKLQTAMERLTQFVQPLIPREAIPQ; translated from the coding sequence ATGACAGCGCCGGCCATGCCGCTGAATGTAGCGGTTGAAGCCTGTCCGCCCTCCGGCATCCGACGCTACTTTGATGTTGAGCGGCGAATGCCGGGCAGCATATCCCTTGGAGTCGGCGAGCCGGACTTCAGCACTCCGGAGCCAATCCGCAACGCCGTAATCGCATCGCTTCAATCGGGTGAGACCTCGTACACCGCAAACAGTGGCCTGCCGGAACTTCGCGACGCCATCTGCCGGATGACCGCATCCTCCATCGATGTGGAGTACGATCCGGAAACGGAATGCCTGGTAACCGTTGGAGTCTCTGAGGGGCTGGACCTTGCCCTCCGCGCACTTTTGAACGCCGGCGACCAGGTAGTTGTGGCCGAGCCATGTTACGTGTCGTATATACCCTGTATCCGCTTTGCTGGAGGCGTTGCAGTAACCGTGCCGACCAGCGCGTCGGAAGGATTTCGTTGCGATCCTGAGCGCGTTCTGGGCGCGATAACACCGCGCACCAAAGCCATCCTGGTTGCATCACCTGCCAATCCCACAGGCGTCACGCAGAGTATTGACGATTTGAAAGCGATTGTTGATATCGCGGAAAAGTACGGTTTGTACATCATTTCCGATGAGATCTATGCGCGGCTGCGGTACGAAGGAGTGCACTCTAGTGCGGCTCAGTTCAACCGCGAGCGAACCATCCTTCTCAACGGATTCTCCAAAGCATACGCCATGACCGGATGGCGTGTTGCCTATGCCTGCGCTCCGCAACGCGTACTTTCATTGCTGGCGCGCATCCATCAGTACACCATGCTGTGCGCTCCCCGAGTTTCTCAGGTCGCTGCGTTGGAGGCCCTTCGTGTTGGCGAACCGTTCGTTCAAGCTATGCTGCAGGAATATGATGATCGGCGCCGTTTCGTGGTGCAAGCGCTGCATACCGCGGGTTTGCCGTGTGTGACGCCGACCGGCGCCTTCTATGCTTTTCCCGACATTCGACCAACCGGCTTGACGTCGGACCGGTTTTGTGAGCGGCTCCTCGATGAGCAGCAACTTGCGGTTGTGCCCGGCAGCGCCTTTGGAAGCGCTGGCGAAGGCCATATACGCTGCTCATACGCGGCGTCAATGCAAAAGCTGCAAACCGCTATGGAGCGGCTGACGCAGTTTGTCCAGCCACTGATCCCACGCGAGGCAATTCCGCAATGA
- a CDS encoding carboxypeptidase M32 has product MTTSLSELKVRSKRIADISAALGLLEWDQETCMPPAASAARGDQRGALAEIAHEMLVAPETLRLLEGAERETASLPEDSNDRRLTAVARRDYDHAVKVPAELVAEISRASSITHEVWARAREASDFELFAPHLETMFGLARRMADCLGYSGHVYDALLDLYEPGATHAAIRTLFTELRPRLVELTHAISARPPVDDSPLHGSFPVDAQRALTLSVVAALGFDLARGRQDEAAHPFCAGFSHNDVRITTRFSTAYLGQALWSSMHEAGHGMYDQGWPADWEGTPLGGGASLGIHESQSRLWENVVGRSRPFCRWLLPKLKQAFPDRFNATGAEALYRAANRVVPSFIRVEADEVTYNLHILLRFELESELLAGTLAIKDLPDAWNDRMEQYFGIHPRSAAEGVLQDVHWSEGLIGYFPTYTLGNIVSGQLWDALTRDIPAVDAHIENGNFAPILAWQNSHVHQYGRKYLPGELVQLATGKPLSSEPYVAYLVGKYSELYDLPR; this is encoded by the coding sequence ATGACGACGAGCCTCTCCGAACTCAAGGTCCGCTCAAAACGCATCGCCGATATCAGCGCGGCGCTTGGGCTGCTCGAGTGGGATCAGGAAACCTGCATGCCGCCGGCCGCATCCGCGGCGCGCGGCGACCAGCGCGGCGCGCTGGCCGAGATTGCGCACGAAATGCTTGTTGCGCCTGAAACTTTACGCTTGCTGGAAGGCGCCGAGCGGGAAACTGCCTCCCTGCCGGAGGATTCCAATGACCGGCGTCTGACCGCCGTAGCCCGACGCGACTACGATCACGCCGTAAAAGTGCCGGCGGAGCTGGTCGCCGAGATTTCGCGAGCCAGCAGCATCACGCATGAAGTTTGGGCACGAGCACGCGAAGCCTCAGACTTCGAACTCTTCGCACCGCACCTCGAAACGATGTTCGGATTGGCACGACGCATGGCCGACTGCCTCGGCTATAGCGGCCACGTTTATGACGCGCTTCTCGATCTCTACGAGCCAGGCGCTACGCACGCGGCGATCCGCACCCTGTTTACCGAGTTGCGGCCGCGGCTGGTTGAGCTGACACATGCAATCTCCGCTCGCCCGCCGGTGGACGACTCGCCTCTCCACGGTAGTTTTCCCGTGGATGCGCAGCGTGCGCTCACGCTCAGCGTTGTAGCCGCGCTTGGTTTCGACCTGGCGCGCGGACGGCAGGACGAGGCCGCTCATCCGTTCTGTGCAGGCTTCTCGCATAACGACGTACGGATCACCACACGCTTCAGCACGGCCTATCTTGGCCAGGCCTTATGGTCCTCAATGCATGAAGCGGGTCACGGCATGTACGACCAGGGGTGGCCCGCGGATTGGGAGGGCACGCCGCTTGGTGGTGGCGCCTCACTGGGCATCCATGAAAGCCAGTCGCGGTTGTGGGAGAACGTGGTCGGCCGCAGCCGGCCGTTTTGCCGATGGCTTTTGCCCAAGCTGAAACAGGCCTTTCCAGACCGGTTCAATGCTACCGGCGCCGAGGCGCTCTACCGAGCCGCCAACCGCGTTGTGCCGTCGTTCATTCGCGTTGAAGCCGATGAAGTCACGTACAATCTGCACATCCTGCTGCGGTTTGAACTGGAATCGGAACTGTTGGCCGGCACGCTTGCCATCAAGGACCTGCCGGATGCCTGGAACGACCGAATGGAGCAGTATTTTGGCATCCACCCACGCAGTGCGGCGGAGGGCGTTCTGCAGGATGTGCACTGGTCGGAAGGCCTCATCGGCTACTTCCCGACGTACACGCTTGGCAATATCGTCTCCGGGCAGCTATGGGACGCGTTGACACGTGACATTCCCGCTGTGGATGCCCACATCGAGAACGGGAACTTTGCACCGATCCTTGCCTGGCAGAACAGCCATGTGCACCAATACGGCCGCAAGTATCTGCCCGGCGAACTGGTCCAGCTTGCCACCGGTAAGCCGCTTTCGTCAGAACCGTATGTGGCGTATCTGGTCGGCAAGTACTCCGAACTGTATGATCTGCCGCGATAG
- the recR gene encoding recombination mediator RecR, whose product MHYARPLAQLVAELERLPGVGPKSAQRLAFHILKRPQEEVDRLTQAMILVKQTIHLCDECYNFTDRATCEICSDSRRDRSVICIVADPRDLIAMEKTNEFKGLYHVLQGVISPMDNIGPDALRIRELFPRVAAGVREVILALNPTTEGQTTALYLAARLRSLDVKVTQISHGLPAGGDLDYADQATLIAALQWRREMN is encoded by the coding sequence TTGCACTATGCGCGACCGCTTGCTCAACTGGTGGCGGAATTGGAGCGTCTTCCGGGCGTGGGGCCAAAATCCGCTCAGCGACTTGCGTTCCACATCTTGAAACGCCCTCAGGAGGAAGTTGACCGGCTGACACAGGCGATGATCCTGGTGAAACAGACGATTCATCTTTGCGATGAGTGCTACAACTTCACCGATAGAGCTACGTGCGAAATCTGCAGCGATTCCCGGCGAGACAGGTCGGTGATCTGCATCGTGGCCGATCCGCGCGACCTCATTGCGATGGAAAAAACGAATGAGTTCAAAGGTCTGTATCACGTTCTACAGGGGGTTATCTCGCCCATGGACAACATCGGGCCCGATGCCCTGCGCATCCGGGAACTCTTTCCACGGGTGGCCGCGGGAGTCCGCGAAGTGATACTGGCTTTGAACCCTACAACCGAGGGTCAAACCACGGCGCTCTATCTTGCCGCGCGCCTCCGCAGTCTTGACGTTAAAGTAACGCAGATATCCCATGGATTGCCGGCCGGTGGAGATCTGGATTATGCCGACCAGGCCACCCTGATTGCCGCCCTGCAGTGGCGGCGCGAAATGAATTAA
- a CDS encoding YbaB/EbfC family nucleoid-associated protein gives MTRFGGLPGGLGSLGNMQKLMQQAQKMQQDAARLQDEMKDARYQASSGGGVVTATVDGFGHLINLEIKPEVCDPDDVQMLQDLVLTAVTDAAHTAETDQQNRMSAITQELGDLKLPPGLV, from the coding sequence ATGACGCGTTTCGGCGGCCTGCCCGGCGGCTTGGGCTCACTTGGCAACATGCAGAAACTGATGCAGCAGGCGCAAAAGATGCAGCAGGACGCCGCACGCCTGCAGGATGAGATGAAAGACGCAAGGTACCAGGCCAGTTCCGGTGGTGGTGTCGTAACGGCTACGGTGGATGGCTTCGGCCACCTCATCAACCTGGAAATCAAGCCCGAAGTGTGTGATCCGGATGACGTCCAAATGCTGCAGGATCTGGTACTGACGGCGGTTACCGATGCCGCACACACCGCGGAAACCGATCAGCAAAACAGGATGTCGGCAATAACGCAGGAACTCGGAGATCTTAAGTTGCCGCCGGGTCTGGTTTAG
- the dnaX gene encoding DNA polymerase III subunit gamma/tau — protein MTYVALYRKYRSQTFDEVMGQEHITTTLRNAIRLGRIGHAYLFYGARGCGKTSTARLLARAVNCAAGDGPTPDPCGVCSICTSIRAGSCMDVMEMDAASETGIDDVREKVIENVQYAPVEARYRVYIIDEVHDLSAKAFDALLKTLEEPPPHVIFILATTELQKVPVTIRSRCQPFHFRRGGIDDLARAVQRVVDAEAITADAAAVRAIARAADGSWRDALSILEQVLAYSDGGITLETVERAIGAVSADMLDRIADAIVAAEWDTTLALSATLVDGGRDIRQLISGLAFYLRDLMLVAVGARGTAEAELGKERVDALAARAAKLSPAIILRMMDQIAQAERDMRVTSQHRWLFERTLLEMCVLVQADPGAAALPRDANSRSEAPVPADRPRATTGATHPPSSPTTPAPAPMAQFAEPITAAALTRVWSDFVAAFKTVSKLGAAYLAHAKVESAEQQVIRLAFDDPAILERVVLKRNLVEERLNAFLNVNGWTIDCVAAATSKLPVSNSGAHGKSDTAVPGEADRPEVVNSALQLFGGEVVSSHQLE, from the coding sequence ATGACCTACGTAGCCCTATACCGCAAATACCGATCGCAAACGTTCGATGAAGTGATGGGCCAGGAGCACATCACCACCACGCTTCGAAACGCCATCCGGCTCGGCCGAATCGGGCATGCATACCTCTTCTACGGAGCGCGAGGTTGTGGCAAAACCAGCACGGCAAGGCTGCTGGCCCGCGCCGTGAACTGCGCGGCCGGCGATGGTCCCACGCCGGATCCGTGCGGCGTCTGCTCAATCTGCACATCGATCCGAGCCGGTAGCTGTATGGATGTTATGGAAATGGACGCTGCCAGCGAAACGGGCATCGACGATGTGCGCGAAAAGGTAATTGAGAATGTGCAGTATGCGCCTGTAGAGGCGCGCTATCGCGTGTACATCATCGACGAAGTCCACGACCTCTCGGCGAAAGCCTTTGACGCGCTCCTCAAAACCCTTGAGGAGCCACCGCCTCATGTCATATTCATTCTTGCAACCACCGAACTTCAGAAGGTTCCCGTTACGATACGGTCGCGCTGCCAGCCGTTCCATTTTCGCCGCGGCGGTATCGATGATCTTGCGAGAGCGGTACAGCGTGTCGTGGATGCTGAAGCGATCACGGCCGACGCGGCAGCCGTTCGCGCAATTGCTCGGGCTGCGGACGGCTCGTGGCGCGACGCTCTCTCCATCCTCGAACAGGTGCTCGCTTACTCCGACGGCGGCATCACGCTCGAGACGGTGGAGCGCGCCATCGGCGCCGTAAGCGCCGATATGTTGGACCGGATCGCCGATGCCATTGTCGCGGCCGAGTGGGATACGACGCTGGCATTATCAGCAACTCTGGTTGACGGTGGCCGCGACATACGGCAACTTATCTCGGGCCTTGCATTTTATCTACGCGACTTGATGTTGGTGGCTGTCGGCGCCCGGGGCACGGCGGAGGCGGAACTGGGAAAGGAGCGCGTCGATGCGCTTGCCGCGCGGGCGGCAAAACTGTCGCCTGCCATCATCCTGAGGATGATGGATCAAATCGCACAGGCCGAACGTGACATGCGCGTTACCAGCCAGCACCGATGGCTCTTTGAGCGCACGCTGCTCGAGATGTGCGTACTCGTTCAGGCGGATCCCGGCGCCGCTGCATTACCTCGCGACGCGAACAGCCGTAGCGAAGCGCCGGTACCGGCAGATCGGCCGCGCGCGACCACGGGCGCCACGCATCCACCGAGCTCACCCACAACGCCCGCCCCTGCTCCAATGGCGCAGTTCGCCGAACCGATTACGGCGGCCGCGCTTACACGTGTCTGGAGCGACTTCGTAGCTGCATTCAAGACGGTCAGCAAGCTGGGCGCTGCCTATCTCGCACACGCAAAGGTCGAGTCGGCGGAACAGCAAGTGATCCGCCTGGCGTTCGACGATCCCGCCATTCTGGAGCGTGTTGTGCTGAAGCGCAACCTGGTGGAAGAGCGCCTTAATGCCTTCCTGAACGTGAACGGTTGGACGATTGACTGCGTTGCTGCCGCAACCTCCAAACTTCCGGTGAGTAACTCAGGCGCGCACGGCAAGTCCGACACGGCCGTACCGGGCGAGGCCGATCGGCCGGAGGTGGTGAACTCGGCGCTCCAGCTCTTTGGCGGCGAAGTGGTATCTTCACATCAACTGGAATAA
- the leuD gene encoding 3-isopropylmalate dehydratase small subunit: METFRRLEGTVAALCRSNIDTDQIIPKQFLKRIERTGFGDVLFFDWRYKDDGTPNPDFELNQPKFAGASILVTGRNFGCGSSREHAPWALRDYGIRAIIAPSFADIFYNNCFKTGLLPVILPEERVEELAKKTGAAGGYVATVDLEHECIVDADGLHTTFTVDPFRRHCLMNALDEIALTLEHTDEIAQYEARRPAWLPHAADGGSARSQPRRH, encoded by the coding sequence TTGGAGACGTTTCGCAGGTTGGAGGGAACCGTTGCCGCGCTGTGTCGATCGAACATCGACACGGACCAGATCATTCCGAAGCAGTTCCTGAAGCGCATCGAACGCACAGGCTTTGGCGATGTGCTCTTCTTCGACTGGCGTTACAAGGACGACGGTACACCGAATCCGGACTTCGAGTTGAACCAGCCGAAATTCGCGGGCGCTTCCATCCTGGTAACGGGACGCAACTTCGGCTGCGGCTCTTCGCGTGAACATGCTCCATGGGCGCTCCGCGACTATGGAATCCGCGCAATCATCGCCCCCTCGTTCGCCGACATCTTCTACAACAACTGCTTCAAGACCGGCTTACTGCCGGTAATCCTGCCCGAGGAGCGTGTTGAGGAGCTCGCAAAGAAGACCGGCGCTGCCGGTGGATACGTGGCAACGGTAGATCTTGAACACGAGTGTATTGTGGATGCCGATGGGCTCCACACCACATTCACCGTGGACCCATTTCGACGCCACTGCCTGATGAACGCCCTGGACGAGATCGCGCTCACGCTGGAGCACACCGATGAGATTGCGCAGTATGAGGCCCGCCGGCCAGCGTGGCTCCCGCACGCAGCGGATGGAGGCTCTGCCCGCAGCCAACCTCGCAGGCACTAG